One window of the Vigna radiata var. radiata cultivar VC1973A chromosome 1, Vradiata_ver6, whole genome shotgun sequence genome contains the following:
- the LOC106773425 gene encoding pheromone-processing carboxypeptidase KEX1: protein METKQNSVTVTFSYGALTCAAEVLATLLASAVVKTTLLAPDLYRLLLINTSQSEDKQHDAEGEDGNDDEGNDDDEGDGVSGEGEEGEGEDELSSEDGGGYGNNSNNRSNSKKTPEGGAGGVEENGEEDEDEDGDEQDEDDEDDDDDEDDEDEGGEEEEDEGAEDDENEEDEEEEDEEALQPPKKRKK, encoded by the exons ATGGAGACTAAACAGAATTCGGTGACGGTTACGTTCAGTTACGGCGCGTTGACGTGCGCTGCGGAAGTTCTCGCCACTTTGCTGGCTTCTGCAGTCGTCAAAACCACCCTTTTGGCTCCG GATCTCTACCGGCTCTTACTGATCAACACATCCCAGAGTGAAGACAAGCAACATGATGCAGAGGGGGAAGACGGTAACGACGATGAAGGCAACGACGATGACGAAGGAGATGGTGTATCCGGGGAGGGTGAAGAGGGAGAGGGTGAAGACGAGTTGTCATCCGAAGATGGAGGTGGATATGGCAACAATTCCAACAACAGGAGCAACTCTAAGAAAACACCCGAAGGTGGCGCAGGTGGGGTGGAAGAGAATggagaagaggatgaagatgaagatggtgatgagCAAGATGAAGACGACGAGGATGACGATGATGACGAGGATGATGAAGACGAGGGAGGTGAAGAAGAGGAGGATGAGGGTGCTGAGGATGATGAAAACGAAGAGgacgaggaagaagaagatgaggaagCATTGCAGCccccaaagaaaagaaagaagtga